In Synechococcus sp. CC9616, the following are encoded in one genomic region:
- a CDS encoding 2Fe-2S iron-sulfur cluster-binding protein produces the protein MKRITVRWPDGHTSSEVIGSDWLLSAARAGCPIPTGCMGGSCGACEIEVNGRVIRACISTVPASKSGRLVVDQACDPYW, from the coding sequence ATGAAACGCATCACCGTTCGTTGGCCTGATGGACACACCAGCTCGGAAGTGATCGGCAGCGACTGGTTGCTGAGTGCGGCCCGAGCCGGATGTCCCATCCCAACCGGCTGCATGGGAGGTAGTTGCGGAGCCTGTGAGATCGAAGTGAACGGCCGTGTGATCCGTGCCTGCATCAGTACGGTTCCTGCTTCAAAATCAGGGCGCCTCGTTGTGGATCAGGCCTGCGATCCGTACTGGTGA
- a CDS encoding cobyric acid synthase: MVLGTSSGAGKSLMNAALCRVLKRRGEQPLPFKGQNMSNNAWVDLDGGEMAYSQAMQAWAAKLDPCCAMNPVLLKPRGDSTSEVIHLGKSVGTARAEHYYRDWFRPGWRAIRSGLETLSHNWPDGRLVLEGAGSPVEVNLQRRDLTNLRLAQFLRARCLLVADIERGGVFAQVVGTLALLRPIERPLIRGILINRFRGRRDLFDDGRAWLERETGIPVVGVMPWLNELFPPEDSLDLLERRPSRGPADLEIAVLRLPSLSNFSDLDPLEAEASVRLRWISPGDRLGQPDAVILPGSKQTLNDLTLLRERGLADQLKEYAHSGGNLLGLCGGLQMLGQQLEDPEQLEGGPSSSEGLGLLPIKTRFSRDKTLRQRDLISRWPAPTEVRGFELHHGRTTAEADLMSLMEEPNLGWWKRGINGGVIAGSYLHGLLDNGPWRRHWLNHLRSGKGISKLSIERPHHASHRDQLLDRLADAFEQHVDIAPLLGS; the protein is encoded by the coding sequence ATGGTGCTGGGCACCTCCAGCGGTGCCGGCAAATCGCTGATGAACGCAGCCCTCTGCCGTGTCCTGAAACGTCGGGGCGAGCAACCGCTGCCGTTCAAAGGACAGAACATGAGCAACAACGCCTGGGTCGATCTCGACGGTGGAGAGATGGCTTACTCCCAAGCCATGCAGGCCTGGGCCGCCAAGCTCGATCCCTGCTGTGCCATGAACCCTGTATTGCTCAAACCTCGGGGCGACAGCACCAGTGAGGTGATTCATCTCGGGAAAAGCGTTGGCACAGCACGCGCCGAGCACTACTACCGCGATTGGTTCCGGCCCGGCTGGCGGGCGATCCGCAGCGGACTCGAAACGCTGAGCCACAACTGGCCAGACGGACGGTTGGTTCTCGAAGGTGCCGGCAGCCCAGTGGAAGTGAACCTCCAGAGACGCGATCTCACCAATCTGCGTCTGGCCCAGTTTCTGCGGGCCCGCTGCCTACTCGTCGCAGATATCGAACGAGGGGGAGTGTTCGCCCAGGTTGTTGGCACCTTGGCCTTGCTCCGACCCATCGAACGGCCGTTGATCCGAGGAATTTTGATCAACCGCTTCCGCGGACGCCGCGACTTGTTCGACGACGGCCGCGCCTGGCTGGAGCGTGAAACAGGGATCCCAGTTGTCGGCGTGATGCCCTGGCTCAACGAACTGTTCCCTCCCGAGGATTCCCTCGATCTGCTGGAACGCCGCCCCTCCAGGGGCCCAGCGGACCTTGAGATCGCAGTCCTACGACTCCCCTCCCTGAGCAATTTCTCCGACCTTGATCCGCTGGAAGCTGAGGCCAGCGTTCGGCTGCGCTGGATCTCTCCAGGAGATCGCCTGGGCCAACCCGATGCCGTGATCCTGCCTGGCAGCAAACAGACCCTGAACGACCTAACGCTCCTGCGAGAAAGAGGTTTGGCCGATCAGCTGAAGGAGTACGCCCACTCAGGCGGGAATCTTCTCGGTCTTTGTGGAGGCCTGCAGATGCTGGGGCAGCAGCTTGAGGATCCTGAGCAACTGGAGGGGGGACCCAGCAGCAGTGAAGGTCTCGGGCTGCTGCCGATCAAGACCCGATTCAGCCGAGACAAAACCTTGCGACAACGCGATCTCATCAGTCGATGGCCCGCTCCAACCGAAGTGCGGGGATTTGAACTGCACCACGGCCGTACCACCGCAGAAGCCGATCTGATGTCGCTGATGGAGGAGCCCAACCTGGGTTGGTGGAAGCGAGGAATCAATGGAGGAGTCATCGCCGGAAGCTATCTCCACGGCCTGCTGGACAACGGTCCCTGGCGCCGCCACTGGCTCAATCACCTGCGCAGCGGGAAGGGGATCTCCAAGCTCTCCATCGAGCGCCCGCATCACGCCTCGCATCGCGATCAGTTGCTCGATCGTCTCGCCGATGCCTTCGAGCAGCATGTGGACATTGCTCCATTGCTGGGGTCATGA
- a CDS encoding Npun_F0494 family protein, protein MFTSDLLSQRSRDRATRSMRCLPFSDHLYRDLQAQGLDANTLWNNRERYGRGKRWHHSSEALEDDLRWLITVGVLRREVDGQGLTSRFRLTPLGRALMDRDPDLLLKPVRSGEQLRQALRRRWPL, encoded by the coding sequence TTGTTCACAAGCGACCTGCTCAGTCAACGCAGCCGTGACAGGGCGACCCGCTCGATGCGCTGCCTGCCCTTTTCCGATCATCTGTATCGCGATCTTCAGGCACAAGGGCTCGACGCCAATACCCTCTGGAACAACAGGGAGAGATATGGGCGTGGCAAACGCTGGCACCACAGCTCTGAAGCTCTCGAGGATGATCTGCGCTGGTTGATCACCGTGGGCGTGCTGCGGCGGGAAGTGGATGGACAGGGTCTGACCAGCCGCTTTCGGCTAACGCCTCTTGGACGGGCCCTGATGGATCGCGACCCTGATCTGCTGCTCAAGCCGGTCCGTTCTGGCGAACAGCTCCGGCAGGCGTTGCGGCGTCGCTGGCCCTTGTGA
- a CDS encoding nucleoside triphosphate pyrophosphatase: MLLLASASPARRRLLEQAAIPHRVRVSGVDETLIQHPDPEQLVQRLAQAKADAVKALLDAEQDAEIRAVLGCDSVFVFEGEVFGKPFDAQEAITRWRRMASGTGVLLSGHALLRGPAAQDSMPEVRLACVGTKIRFAALSNAEIQAYVATGEPLSCAGGFALEGRGGLCIESLEGCYSNVIGLSLPWLRRQLPWI, translated from the coding sequence GTGTTGTTGCTCGCTTCCGCATCGCCAGCTCGCCGCCGCCTGCTCGAGCAGGCGGCGATTCCCCATCGGGTGCGGGTCAGCGGAGTCGATGAGACGTTGATTCAGCATCCTGATCCGGAGCAGTTGGTGCAGAGGCTTGCCCAGGCCAAGGCCGATGCAGTGAAGGCGCTCCTGGACGCTGAGCAGGATGCTGAGATCAGGGCGGTGCTGGGCTGCGACTCCGTTTTTGTGTTTGAAGGAGAGGTCTTCGGCAAACCCTTCGATGCGCAGGAGGCGATCACGCGCTGGCGCCGCATGGCCTCGGGCACTGGTGTTCTGCTCAGTGGGCATGCGCTGTTGCGTGGACCTGCTGCCCAGGACTCCATGCCGGAGGTGCGACTCGCCTGTGTGGGCACCAAAATCCGCTTTGCAGCACTGAGCAACGCTGAAATTCAGGCCTATGTCGCCACAGGAGAACCCCTGAGCTGCGCTGGTGGGTTTGCCTTGGAGGGGCGTGGCGGCCTTTGTATTGAATCCCTGGAGGGGTGTTATTCCAAT